TcggaaatattgtaaaaagtaacaaataaatgtggaaagaagaaaacttGTTACTTTATTTGCACAACTTGTGAAGGATTATTTGATTAAACCCCTTACGATAACGCTCTTTGGTACTTGAACATTTGTAGTAGCCTTGAAATGGTCTTGCTTCGCTCTCGCGCATGCGACATCGGTAATAGCTTTGAAAGATCGAGGTTCCCAAATTGCCAAGTCAGCCAGTGACTTTCGATTCAATAGAATGTTACATCTCGTTAATCCTTCTTTAAGGGTCGCAAAATTTATACCATGTTCGCTCGTAGCAGCTTCTAGCCTCTGCTCCCGCAGCTAAAAGTGAAAAGGAGAAATGGTGTAAATGTCTTAaaactttaaagaaattttgagaGCTTTACACGCAATTCTTATTCCTATCCCCACATATCTCGGTAAATTTCATCGTACCTCTTTCATATCTTCCTTCTTCAATTGTCTGCCTCGAGTGCAATATGTTAGAGCTCTATGTACGTTCCTGATAGTTATACTGTAACAATTTCTCCTTCTGCCGATATAATGCTAAAAACATATTGAAAGtttctcaatttatttatcgtctTATCGATACACATTTCAAATTCACTATCAAAAGCATTTAGAAATATCGAAAGCCTTACCGCGGCAAGCTTGAATATTTTACGCTTTCGCCAAAATTCGTCAGGCCCGCGGGCTCTGATTAAAAGGTTCAACGATAAAAAAACCATACTTAATTGTAAATCAATCGATCGATCCAAGTAAACTGCtttaaaaacttgtaattaCAAGGGGCAGGCAGATTACGGTTATGTTGACGTGAAAGGTTATGTCACCGGTTGCAGTGAGAGTGTGAGAGTACTAAGAGTGCAGTAAGAGCGTAGTATCTGGTAGTATGTATATAGGTCTGctcgttttagctgaacttgtTGCACGGTTCACTTTTCCTctatttcttttcacgttggagagaaaaagagaaaagatgaattGTGCAACAAATTGagctaaaacgaacaggcctatGTACCggagcagagagaaacctgtATGTATGTGCGTACATAACATACAGCAGGTACAGCAGAACGCAGCGAATTAATGGTGCCGTATGTGGTATACCCTAAATAATACAGACAATATCTAATatcgataatgaaaaatttgtttgtccTTTGGTGTGTTTCTCGCCATTCCGGAGActcgaatatattatatacttaaatgTAGTCTGAAAAATTCGAATGGCAAATATTGATACGTCGCGAACTTGCCTACAACACCTTACCGAACGAAacctttttaaattctaaagatatattaatatttgtgtaaataaaatgcCCACGTGTTGTAGGCATTTTCGATcgatataatcaataaatcgCTTATTATAACGTTACGTTAAAATAGAACGGCGAAAATGAAACGTTTGTATG
The nucleotide sequence above comes from Temnothorax longispinosus isolate EJ_2023e chromosome 4, Tlon_JGU_v1, whole genome shotgun sequence. Encoded proteins:
- the Mrpl20 gene encoding large ribosomal subunit protein bL20m; this encodes MVFLSLNLLIRARGPDEFWRKRKIFKLAAHYIGRRRNCYSITIRNVHRALTYCTRGRQLKKEDMKELREQRLEAATSEHGINFATLKEGLTRCNILLNRKSLADLAIWEPRSFKAITDVACARAKQDHFKATTNVQVPKSVIVRGLIK